The following coding sequences lie in one Acropora palmata chromosome 3, jaAcrPala1.3, whole genome shotgun sequence genomic window:
- the LOC141876510 gene encoding lipopolysaccharide-induced tumor necrosis factor-alpha factor homolog, with product MSDKPPPYQGPPPGQPAYPTQPGYPPPGQGYPPVQPGYGYPPGPTGYSAPPAYGAPPAMHTATTTAVIQQPTTVVVGGALYGESPVSMVCPYCNATIVTAVSYSPGTLAWLACGGLILVGCWAGCCLIPFCVDGLQDAVHSCPNCQRQLGVYRRM from the coding sequence ATGTCTGACAAGCCGCCACCGTATCAAGGGCCTCCTCCAGGTCAACCCGCTTATCCAACGCAGCCAGGCTATCCTCCACCAGGTCAAGGCTATCCTCCGGTACAACCAGGCTATGGCTACCCACCAGGCCCGACAGGGTATTCAGCACCGCCAGCGTATGGAGCACCTCCGGCAATGCACACCGCAACCACCACTGCGGTTATTCAGCAGCCTACAACTGTTGTTGTAGGGGGTGCACTGTATGGTGAATCGCCTGTGTCAATGGTTTGTCCTTACTGCAACGCCACCATAGTCACTGCCGTCAGCTACTCCCCAGGTACATTGGCTTGGTTGGCTTGTGGTGGATTGATTTTAGTCGGCTGTTGGGCGGGATGTTGTTTGATTCCATTCTGCGTAGATGGTCTTCAGGATGCTGTTCACTCGTGCCCAAATTGCCAGAGGCAACTTGGCGTGTATCGTCGAATGTGA